The following proteins come from a genomic window of Geomonas sp. RF6:
- a CDS encoding response regulator, translating into MSKKVMIVDDNEGVRVTVEIICQSAGIDLTVAEDGTHCLARLEEGFKGVILMDIMMPGLDGWDTIREIVARGFYDGNIIVMLTGKGEPDEKMDGLQEYVTDYMTKPFGQSTLIAALNYYTSLLKEADAEVAA; encoded by the coding sequence ATGAGCAAGAAAGTAATGATCGTCGACGACAACGAAGGTGTGCGTGTAACGGTGGAGATCATCTGTCAGTCGGCAGGGATCGACCTTACCGTAGCCGAGGACGGGACGCACTGCCTCGCCCGCCTGGAGGAGGGGTTCAAGGGGGTTATCCTCATGGACATCATGATGCCTGGGCTGGACGGCTGGGACACCATCAGGGAAATCGTCGCCCGCGGCTTCTACGACGGGAACATCATCGTCATGCTGACCGGGAAGGGGGAGCCGGACGAGAAGATGGACGGGCTGCAGGAGTACGTGACCGACTACATGACGAAGCCGTTCGGGCAGTCCACCCTCATCGCGGCCCTGAACTATTACACCAGCCTGCTGAAAGAGGCAGATGCAGAGGTTGCGGCATGA
- a CDS encoding CheB methylesterase domain-containing protein has translation MSKRNVVVIGVSTGGPPTLEELFSELPPVKGAIIVVQHVAAIMDSRIAKALDKVSAMPVSLAEDGAFLWDGQVYVAPGGYHLALDKNQQVRLIDGPRVNYVQPAVDVTMMSLDKQFFGGKIIGIILTGMGKDGAEGIRHIKGIGGVTIAQDKETSIIFGMPKAAADTGAVDYVLSPKEIAAKLVRILGPLEEGKPVQSRAAG, from the coding sequence ATGAGCAAGAGAAATGTGGTGGTAATCGGGGTATCGACAGGCGGTCCCCCGACGCTGGAAGAGCTTTTTAGCGAGCTCCCCCCTGTAAAGGGCGCCATCATCGTGGTGCAGCATGTGGCCGCCATCATGGATTCACGCATTGCGAAGGCTCTGGACAAGGTCTCTGCCATGCCGGTCTCGCTGGCAGAGGATGGTGCCTTTCTCTGGGACGGCCAGGTGTATGTCGCCCCCGGCGGGTACCACCTTGCCCTCGACAAGAACCAGCAGGTGAGACTGATCGACGGGCCGCGGGTGAATTACGTGCAGCCCGCTGTGGACGTCACCATGATGTCGCTGGACAAGCAGTTCTTCGGGGGGAAGATTATCGGCATCATACTCACCGGGATGGGTAAGGATGGCGCCGAGGGAATCCGGCACATAAAGGGGATCGGCGGCGTCACCATCGCCCAGGACAAGGAAACCTCCATCATCTTCGGCATGCCGAAGGCTGCCGCCGATACCGGTGCAGTGGACTACGTACTCTCGCCGAAGGAGATTGCCGCGAAGCTGGTGAGGATCCTCGGGCCGCTCGAGGAAGGAAAGCCGGTGCAGAGCCGGGCGGCGGGGTAA
- a CDS encoding serine/threonine protein kinase: protein MIDREIGPYRVKDQIPFRGPGRLFEGVHAVLGRKVAIREIPSDVFTDDLSRERFLRAAKIVQRHATEYLAAVHLCREVSGTILLVTEHFPSSLGDHLIREGGVRSGDVVAVGRALLQGVKFLHENGIVHGNICEETVAFASDGSPKLTSWGVRRSCAGKSGEGADGDVAGDLQAVGELLQRLEKAGSSASGGAPSSSCAAQGGGRTGIQAVIAKALAPDRADRYPTAEEFLADLERLPQGRGELCGGGRRDETEIFPLLRFPGRRVSWGLLFGLMLVPLVFATMTRKTDLPKVPHKGVVERGSESDASPGGALPGLLPIRKTAVKKGDDLAQQKKEPDRKRTKGEKKEERE from the coding sequence ATGATCGACAGAGAAATCGGGCCGTACAGGGTGAAAGACCAGATCCCCTTCCGCGGCCCCGGGAGGCTCTTTGAAGGAGTTCATGCGGTCCTCGGGCGCAAGGTTGCGATCAGGGAGATCCCTTCAGATGTATTTACCGATGACCTTTCCAGGGAGCGGTTTCTGAGGGCAGCGAAGATCGTACAGAGGCACGCGACTGAATATCTCGCCGCGGTCCACCTCTGCAGGGAGGTCTCCGGCACGATACTCCTGGTGACGGAGCATTTCCCTTCCTCCCTGGGGGATCACCTGATAAGGGAGGGGGGTGTGCGCAGCGGAGATGTAGTGGCAGTTGGCCGGGCCCTCCTGCAGGGGGTGAAATTCCTGCATGAGAACGGGATCGTGCACGGCAACATCTGCGAGGAGACGGTGGCCTTTGCCAGCGACGGCTCTCCAAAGCTCACCAGCTGGGGGGTGAGACGGAGCTGCGCGGGGAAAAGTGGGGAAGGAGCGGATGGCGATGTCGCCGGCGATCTCCAGGCCGTGGGTGAGCTCCTGCAGCGGCTGGAAAAGGCGGGGTCTTCTGCGAGTGGGGGCGCTCCGAGTTCCAGCTGCGCCGCGCAGGGGGGGGGGCGCACAGGGATCCAGGCGGTCATCGCCAAAGCGCTCGCGCCGGATCGTGCAGATCGATACCCGACCGCGGAGGAGTTTCTGGCGGACCTTGAGCGACTGCCGCAGGGAAGGGGGGAGCTCTGTGGGGGGGGGAGGCGGGATGAGACAGAGATATTCCCCCTGCTCCGTTTTCCCGGGCGGCGAGTGTCGTGGGGCCTCCTCTTCGGGCTCATGCTGGTGCCATTGGTTTTCGCCACCATGACGCGCAAGACCGATCTTCCGAAGGTGCCGCATAAGGGAGTAGTCGAGCGGGGGAGCGAGAGCGACGCCTCTCCCGGGGGTGCCCTTCCGGGTCTTCTGCCGATCCGGAAGACCGCGGTGAAGAAAGGAGACGATCTGGCGCAGCAGAAGAAGGAGCCCGACCGGAAGAGGACGAAGGGGGAAAAAAAAGAGGAGCGCGAATGA
- a CDS encoding trifunctional serine/threonine-protein kinase/ATP-binding protein/sensor histidine kinase: MTPAQRAYAYEYPAWEGAPPAPREEVLFRRELTRVYRLWLPQGGSVVCKEILGPNSLKRFQHERGIMERLAGIAGVPRLAAGEYPAGTIAMEDSSARPLEDLLQQGVKLHECLTICTRLADTVAALHRAGVAHKNIAPGNILLSGSGLAPLLIDYSLATTFAEERPPFVHHNEIAGDLHYLAPEQTGRTGRSVDERADLYALGAVLYRLAAGRPPFQHSDPLQLIHDILGRNPLPPGEVNEALPPLFSAIVMRLLEKEPDARYQSAAGVAHDLKRLLRDPASSFPLGERDFPLRLTPPSRLIGRDREIAALAEVLDGALEGRGAAAFIAGGAGVGKTALVNELRAVVTARRGWFVSGKFDQYRRDPASTATVQALRAVGRLILAEPEERLSSCRERLLAALGQSAGLVAGSLPEFAAVLSVPPELMPDDPVEAQARLFRGALTVLRTVVSPEQPLVMFLDDLQWAGQSSFAFLDDLLSDQELDGFLLVGAYREPEVDATHPLTPLLRRWEALPSVALVLRLQNLPAEGVERLLGEMLRLKHRESAALARAVAPRTGGNPYDTLEFVNALRNDGILRLGGEGWNWDESAVRHYLGSGDVLEVLSQRLASLPEEAAMVLKTVAALGGSVDEGVLSVASGSCGLPGLAAALEDGVLILEQGGGTDGGNALRFRHDRWQQCVYDGMGEKERIGLHLELARRLAPLPHLALLAAEQYLRCLDLLNGLEELRSAALLFWKGAQDAKVTADYAAMERFLRGAIRCCEKEEELRSEPLLALLETAWHNALYSLGRLEEGDRVYRSIEGCSTALELVEAACIQISSLTNRGRQTEGVLLGLALLQRLGFPAPGADEAEIAGGLERLYLWAQGEDADERPEVRDPLVLAAARLLHHMVAPAFFSDPMLCFRVQLQSQRLWMEHGPSASLLIGFAAAPLVTMALRNDFVTGWRIAQRALAIGEARGYELETAWVRHCFALIAAHWGQLLELSVREALLAREGLLRKGDLQFACFTFHPALAAILDSASTLASFREELDRALDFATRTGNTFSHPVFRVSLQLWRALVGETSSLGSLEDPSFDEASFEAEMAGFPLGKAKYHIHRSLCALIFGDDEGLSRHAAQAYPLLPYIEGFYKSALGHLLQALALARRVRGAAGDEREVLIEALAAEKGWLRARAAEIPENFLHLVHFVEAEEHWALGERARAAFSFDEALLAAEQRQRPWHRALIAERGALFFLESGMQRAGRKLMVEARYLYEAWGASGKVQQLDLLFPFLSGAVKQRRSEDGQIGASVSTDSLDLLAVLAASQALSSERSLKGLHTRLEEVLKGATGATAVRLVLWSEEEKGWFVVRSGDAAPIAVKDAGSLIPLAPLRYVQRTREPLLVDDAVHDERFCRDPYLQGMDRCSLMLVPIFSHGAPCALLVLENTLSRGVFSTGRLDAVRLMAGQLAVSLENALLYERLEERVRERTSELSEAQSELLAAARQAGMAEIATNVLHNVGNVLNSVNVSAAVLQRALSEPKGVGLQRAVELIKSRSDDLGAFFTEDPRGRLLPGYLEKLSMAMAEEQEALQGELARLTRSVDHIKEIVSTQQSYAGSSRLIEPVQVAELLEDALRMNAGSLTRHQVTVVKEFAEVPVVPLDKGRVLQILVNLISNAKNAMDAVPDGSHRLILRLDTKGSRLRIQVCDEGEGIAPENLDRVFNHGFTTRKKGHGFGLHSCALAAKEMGGTLTASSAGRGQGAIFTLELPLDHS, from the coding sequence ATGACTCCAGCGCAAAGAGCATATGCATACGAATACCCTGCCTGGGAAGGGGCCCCACCGGCCCCCCGCGAAGAGGTCCTCTTCCGGCGTGAGCTGACCCGCGTCTATCGTCTGTGGCTGCCGCAGGGTGGGAGCGTCGTCTGTAAGGAGATCCTCGGACCTAACTCCCTGAAGCGCTTCCAGCACGAAAGGGGGATCATGGAGCGCCTCGCGGGGATCGCGGGGGTGCCGCGGCTTGCCGCCGGGGAATATCCCGCGGGGACGATCGCCATGGAGGACAGCAGCGCCCGTCCTCTGGAGGATCTGCTGCAGCAGGGGGTAAAGCTCCATGAGTGCCTGACGATCTGCACGCGCCTCGCCGACACTGTGGCCGCGCTGCACCGGGCGGGGGTGGCGCACAAGAACATCGCCCCGGGAAACATTCTCCTGAGCGGCTCAGGGCTCGCCCCTCTCCTCATAGACTACAGCCTCGCCACGACCTTCGCAGAGGAGCGCCCTCCCTTTGTGCACCACAACGAGATCGCGGGGGACCTTCACTACCTCGCACCTGAGCAGACCGGCCGCACCGGGCGCTCCGTCGACGAGCGCGCCGACTTGTACGCCCTCGGCGCCGTCCTGTACCGGCTCGCCGCCGGACGCCCCCCTTTCCAGCACTCAGACCCTCTGCAACTGATCCACGACATCCTGGGGAGGAATCCGCTCCCCCCCGGTGAGGTCAACGAGGCGCTCCCCCCCCTTTTTTCCGCCATCGTCATGCGACTCCTGGAGAAGGAGCCGGATGCCCGGTACCAGAGCGCGGCGGGGGTGGCCCACGACCTGAAACGGCTGCTGCGCGATCCCGCCTCATCCTTTCCGCTCGGGGAGCGCGACTTCCCGCTGCGACTCACCCCCCCTTCGCGCCTCATCGGTCGCGACCGGGAGATAGCCGCTCTCGCCGAAGTCCTGGACGGTGCGCTGGAGGGGCGCGGGGCGGCTGCCTTCATTGCCGGCGGGGCGGGAGTGGGGAAGACCGCGCTGGTAAACGAGCTCCGCGCGGTCGTCACTGCGCGCCGCGGCTGGTTCGTCTCCGGAAAGTTCGACCAGTATCGCCGCGACCCCGCTTCCACCGCCACGGTCCAGGCGCTGCGCGCCGTGGGGCGCCTTATCCTCGCGGAGCCGGAGGAGCGCCTCTCCTCCTGCCGGGAGCGCCTCCTGGCGGCTCTCGGTCAGAGTGCGGGGCTCGTCGCCGGGTCCCTCCCGGAGTTTGCGGCGGTCCTTTCAGTCCCCCCCGAGCTCATGCCGGACGATCCGGTGGAGGCGCAGGCCCGGCTCTTCAGGGGGGCGCTGACCGTGCTGCGCACGGTCGTTTCCCCGGAGCAGCCGCTCGTCATGTTCCTCGACGATCTGCAGTGGGCCGGGCAGAGCTCCTTTGCGTTTCTCGACGATCTCCTCTCCGACCAGGAGCTGGACGGCTTTCTTCTCGTCGGGGCCTACCGGGAGCCGGAAGTCGACGCCACCCACCCGCTGACCCCCCTGCTGCGCCGCTGGGAAGCTCTCCCCTCGGTAGCACTCGTGCTGCGGCTCCAGAACCTTCCGGCGGAGGGGGTGGAACGTCTCTTAGGGGAGATGCTGCGCCTGAAGCACCGGGAGAGCGCGGCGCTCGCGCGCGCCGTAGCCCCCCGCACCGGCGGCAACCCCTACGACACGCTGGAATTTGTAAACGCCCTCAGAAACGACGGCATACTGCGCCTCGGCGGGGAGGGGTGGAACTGGGACGAGAGCGCGGTGCGGCACTACCTCGGCAGCGGCGACGTCCTGGAGGTTCTCTCGCAGCGGCTCGCCTCCCTTCCGGAGGAAGCGGCAATGGTCCTGAAAACGGTCGCCGCTCTCGGGGGGAGTGTGGACGAGGGGGTCCTCTCCGTCGCCTCCGGCTCGTGCGGGCTCCCGGGACTCGCCGCCGCGCTGGAGGACGGGGTCCTCATCCTGGAGCAGGGAGGAGGCACCGACGGCGGCAATGCCCTCCGTTTCCGCCACGACCGCTGGCAGCAGTGCGTCTACGACGGCATGGGGGAAAAAGAGCGGATTGGGCTGCACCTCGAGCTCGCCCGCCGTCTGGCGCCATTGCCGCATCTCGCCCTTCTGGCCGCCGAGCAGTACCTGCGCTGCCTCGACCTTCTGAACGGATTGGAGGAGCTGCGCTCTGCTGCACTCCTTTTCTGGAAAGGGGCGCAGGACGCCAAGGTGACCGCCGACTACGCTGCGATGGAGCGATTCCTCCGGGGGGCGATCCGCTGCTGCGAGAAGGAAGAAGAACTCCGCAGCGAGCCGCTCCTCGCCCTGTTGGAGACGGCGTGGCATAACGCCCTTTACAGCCTCGGGCGACTGGAGGAAGGGGACCGGGTATACCGCTCCATCGAGGGGTGCAGCACTGCGCTCGAATTGGTGGAGGCTGCCTGCATCCAGATAAGCAGCCTCACCAATCGGGGGCGGCAGACAGAAGGCGTGCTCCTCGGGCTCGCTCTCCTGCAGCGGCTCGGTTTCCCTGCTCCCGGTGCCGACGAGGCGGAGATCGCCGGGGGGCTTGAGCGGCTCTACCTCTGGGCGCAGGGGGAGGATGCGGACGAGCGGCCGGAGGTGCGCGATCCCCTCGTTCTTGCCGCCGCACGTCTTCTGCACCACATGGTGGCGCCGGCCTTCTTCAGCGATCCGATGCTCTGCTTCCGGGTACAGCTCCAGAGCCAGCGTCTCTGGATGGAGCACGGCCCCTCTGCCTCGCTCCTCATCGGCTTTGCCGCGGCTCCCCTCGTCACCATGGCCCTCAGGAACGATTTCGTCACCGGCTGGCGCATCGCCCAGCGTGCCCTGGCGATCGGGGAGGCCCGCGGGTACGAGCTGGAAACCGCCTGGGTGCGACACTGCTTCGCGCTGATCGCGGCGCACTGGGGGCAGCTTCTGGAGCTCAGCGTGCGGGAGGCGCTCTTGGCGCGCGAAGGGCTCCTGCGCAAGGGGGACCTGCAGTTCGCCTGCTTTACCTTCCATCCTGCCCTGGCGGCGATCCTCGACAGCGCATCGACCCTCGCCTCCTTCAGGGAAGAACTGGACCGCGCCCTCGACTTTGCCACGCGCACGGGGAACACCTTTTCCCACCCGGTCTTCCGCGTCAGCCTGCAGCTGTGGCGGGCGCTCGTCGGGGAGACCTCGTCACTCGGGAGCCTGGAGGATCCCTCCTTCGACGAAGCCTCCTTCGAGGCGGAGATGGCCGGCTTCCCGCTGGGGAAGGCGAAATACCACATCCACCGCTCGCTGTGCGCCCTCATCTTTGGCGATGACGAGGGGCTCTCGAGACACGCGGCACAGGCGTACCCGCTTCTTCCCTATATCGAGGGGTTTTACAAGAGCGCGCTCGGTCACCTTTTGCAGGCACTCGCCCTCGCACGGAGGGTGCGGGGCGCGGCAGGGGACGAGCGCGAAGTGCTCATCGAGGCTCTCGCCGCTGAAAAGGGGTGGCTGAGAGCGCGGGCCGCGGAGATCCCGGAGAACTTCCTCCATCTGGTTCACTTCGTGGAAGCGGAGGAGCACTGGGCGCTGGGGGAACGCGCGAGGGCTGCCTTTTCCTTCGACGAGGCGCTCCTCGCGGCGGAACAGCGGCAGCGCCCGTGGCACCGGGCGCTGATAGCGGAGCGCGGCGCCCTCTTTTTCCTGGAGTCGGGGATGCAGCGGGCGGGGCGCAAGCTCATGGTGGAGGCGCGATACCTCTACGAGGCATGGGGAGCCTCCGGGAAGGTGCAGCAGCTCGACCTGCTTTTCCCCTTCCTTTCCGGTGCCGTGAAGCAGCGTCGCTCCGAGGACGGCCAGATCGGCGCATCGGTCTCCACCGACTCCCTCGACCTTCTGGCGGTGCTGGCCGCCTCCCAGGCACTGAGCTCGGAACGGAGTCTGAAGGGGCTGCACACGAGGCTCGAGGAGGTGCTGAAGGGGGCGACCGGCGCGACCGCCGTGCGCCTTGTCCTGTGGTCCGAGGAGGAAAAGGGGTGGTTTGTTGTCCGTTCCGGGGACGCGGCGCCGATTGCGGTGAAGGATGCCGGATCCCTTATCCCCCTGGCACCGCTGCGCTACGTGCAGCGCACACGGGAGCCACTCCTTGTCGACGACGCGGTGCACGATGAGCGCTTCTGCCGCGACCCGTACCTCCAGGGGATGGATCGCTGCTCGCTGATGCTGGTGCCGATCTTCAGCCACGGAGCCCCGTGCGCCCTCCTTGTCCTGGAAAACACCTTGAGCCGCGGGGTCTTTTCCACCGGGAGGCTCGATGCGGTGCGCCTGATGGCGGGGCAGCTCGCGGTCTCCCTGGAGAACGCCCTTTTGTACGAAAGGCTGGAGGAGCGGGTGCGGGAGCGGACGAGTGAGCTTTCCGAGGCGCAGAGCGAGCTTCTCGCGGCAGCGCGCCAGGCGGGGATGGCGGAGATAGCCACGAACGTGCTGCACAACGTGGGGAACGTGTTGAACAGCGTAAATGTTTCAGCTGCGGTCCTGCAGCGCGCCCTCAGCGAGCCGAAGGGGGTGGGGCTGCAGCGCGCGGTGGAGCTCATAAAGTCCCGCTCGGACGATCTTGGCGCCTTCTTTACCGAGGATCCGAGGGGACGTCTCCTCCCCGGCTACCTGGAGAAGCTTTCCATGGCGATGGCCGAAGAGCAGGAGGCGCTCCAGGGGGAGCTTGCGCGGCTTACCAGGAGCGTCGATCACATAAAGGAGATCGTCTCCACGCAGCAGTCGTACGCCGGCTCGTCGCGACTGATCGAGCCGGTGCAGGTGGCTGAGCTCCTGGAGGATGCCTTGCGCATGAACGCGGGATCCCTGACGCGCCACCAGGTGACGGTGGTGAAGGAGTTTGCCGAGGTCCCGGTCGTCCCCCTCGACAAGGGGCGCGTCTTGCAGATACTGGTGAACCTCATCAGCAACGCAAAGAACGCCATGGACGCAGTCCCGGACGGTTCGCACCGCCTGATTCTCCGTCTCGACACGAAGGGGAGCCGGCTGCGCATCCAGGTCTGCGACGAAGGGGAGGGGATCGCCCCGGAGAACCTGGACCGCGTATTCAACCACGGGTTCACCACCAGAAAGAAAGGGCACGGCTTCGGGCTGCACAGCTGCGCCCTCGCCGCAAAGGAGATGGGGGGGACGTTGACGGCCTCCAGCGCAGGTCGCGGACAGGGGGCGATCTTCACCCTGGAGCTCCCGCTAGACCACTCCTGA
- a CDS encoding hybrid sensor histidine kinase/response regulator: MNTEENRRILLIDDTPAIHEDFRKILLPPEAVSDLEEMEAALFGVELQSSPVRFTLDSAYQGAEGVAKVREALEAGSPYALAFVDMRMPPGWDGMETVERLWQIDPKVQVVICTAYSDYSWQQLTKRLDVGDRLLILKKPFDAIEVCQLASTLTAKWHLSLQAEMKMAGLEEVVGARTAQLAAANQALKEDIVRREAAEREARDSYQRLADILEFLPDPTFVVDEERRVIAWNRALEKLTGVGKEKVLGDGDYAYAVPFYGMRRRILIDLLEEEGEEDVCYDRLRRDGQTLSAEVKLLVRGEERFLWSAAAPLYDMQGNRVGGIQTLRDITDLRNSEMERTKLEARLRHSSLVRSLMVQLSHDLRTPITPLFALLPMVKEKVHDQSVQRMLEVCERSANQILGLTTKVVELVRLSSGSVPVELAPVRLAAVVQDAVVRSAPLLQERGVSCCIELDPALTVLGATDQLALLFENLFSNAARYAAQQGKVRVWGIMATETVTIGVEDDGVGLDAEHCELIFDEFFKADTARHDVNTQGLGLALCKRIVQNHKGSIWAESPGAGQGTTIFFTLKLAA; this comes from the coding sequence ATGAACACGGAAGAGAACCGCCGCATATTGCTGATCGATGACACCCCAGCCATCCACGAGGACTTCCGCAAGATCCTCCTCCCCCCGGAGGCTGTCTCGGATCTTGAGGAGATGGAGGCTGCCCTCTTCGGGGTGGAGCTCCAGAGTTCTCCGGTCCGTTTCACCCTCGATTCCGCCTACCAGGGGGCTGAGGGGGTGGCGAAGGTGCGGGAGGCGCTGGAAGCAGGTAGCCCCTACGCCCTCGCCTTCGTCGACATGAGGATGCCGCCGGGGTGGGACGGGATGGAGACGGTGGAGCGCCTCTGGCAGATCGACCCGAAGGTCCAGGTGGTGATCTGTACGGCCTACTCCGACTACTCCTGGCAGCAGCTCACGAAGCGCCTCGACGTCGGGGACCGTTTGCTGATCCTCAAAAAGCCGTTCGACGCCATCGAGGTGTGCCAGCTCGCCAGCACCCTGACCGCAAAGTGGCACCTCTCGCTGCAGGCCGAAATGAAGATGGCGGGGCTCGAGGAGGTTGTGGGAGCGCGCACGGCACAGCTCGCCGCTGCGAATCAGGCGCTGAAGGAGGACATCGTCCGTCGCGAGGCGGCGGAGCGGGAGGCTCGCGACTCGTACCAGCGTCTTGCCGATATCCTGGAATTCCTTCCTGACCCGACCTTTGTGGTCGACGAGGAAAGGAGGGTGATCGCCTGGAACCGGGCGCTGGAGAAGCTCACCGGGGTCGGGAAGGAAAAGGTCCTCGGGGACGGTGACTACGCCTACGCCGTCCCCTTCTACGGGATGCGCAGGAGAATCCTCATCGACCTTCTGGAGGAGGAAGGGGAGGAGGATGTCTGCTACGACAGGCTGCGCAGGGACGGCCAGACGCTGTCGGCGGAAGTGAAGCTCCTGGTGCGGGGAGAGGAGCGTTTCCTCTGGAGTGCGGCCGCTCCTCTCTACGACATGCAGGGGAACCGGGTCGGCGGCATCCAGACGCTGCGCGATATAACGGATCTGCGCAATTCGGAAATGGAGCGCACGAAGCTCGAGGCGCGGCTTCGCCATTCCAGCCTCGTCCGCTCCCTCATGGTTCAGCTAAGCCACGACCTGAGGACGCCGATCACGCCTCTCTTCGCCCTCCTTCCGATGGTGAAGGAGAAGGTGCACGACCAGTCGGTGCAGAGGATGCTGGAGGTCTGCGAGAGAAGCGCGAACCAGATCCTCGGGCTCACCACGAAGGTCGTCGAACTGGTGCGCCTCTCCAGCGGTTCCGTGCCGGTGGAACTGGCCCCTGTGCGGCTGGCGGCAGTGGTGCAGGATGCCGTGGTCAGAAGCGCTCCTCTCCTGCAGGAGCGCGGGGTCTCCTGCTGCATAGAGCTCGATCCGGCCCTCACCGTGCTGGGAGCCACCGACCAGCTCGCGCTCCTCTTCGAGAACCTCTTCTCCAATGCCGCCCGTTACGCGGCGCAGCAGGGGAAGGTCCGGGTCTGGGGGATCATGGCGACGGAGACCGTCACCATCGGTGTGGAGGACGACGGGGTCGGTCTCGACGCGGAGCACTGCGAACTGATCTTTGACGAATTCTTCAAGGCGGACACCGCCCGCCACGACGTGAACACGCAGGGACTGGGGCTGGCACTTTGCAAGCGGATCGTTCAAAACCACAAGGGGAGCATCTGGGCGGAGAGCCCGGGGGCTGGGCAGGGAACCACGATTTTTTTCACATTAAAGCTCGCAGCTTGA
- a CDS encoding sensor histidine kinase, producing MQKNRSLSQIVIFTLLVVSTVVWSAFAVFNFCREQSVRTVELHEEMNGTAAQLATSLELPLWNFDMEQVERVVTSSLEEGEVYGVVVYSSDGAVITGAGRDAQWHVAKVTGPLKGEELLKASAPIIRYGSRIGTVEVYVTPRFMQEALRDFLVSTVAGIVTLNSCLVLILFQLLRRILLRPLGAIETYAAEVSAGGSRNTRLPAAGFFGELGRLRSSIVQMTASLAQAQDELVHKLEERVAQRTGELHRAQSELLATARQAGMAEIATNVLHNVGNVLNSVNVSAGIVANSLRDSRVAGLARAVSLLKEHAEDLPHFLSEDEKGKILPGYLEKLALALEGEQQTVLVELGQLTKSVEHIKAIVATQQSYARGGALVEMVRITELLEDALTMNEGALKRHQVQVVREFTEVPPLPLDKSRVLLILVNLISNSKYAMDGVHGEHRMTLSVEYGSEGALRVCVRDDGVGIAPENLSRIFTHGFTTRKDGHGFGLHSCALAAKEMGGVLHAESDGEGRGAAFTLEIPVQGEIPSVPASH from the coding sequence ATGCAAAAGAACAGATCCCTCAGCCAGATCGTCATATTCACACTCCTTGTGGTCTCCACCGTCGTGTGGTCCGCCTTTGCGGTATTCAACTTCTGCCGCGAACAGAGCGTGCGCACCGTGGAGCTGCACGAGGAGATGAACGGCACCGCCGCCCAGCTCGCCACCAGTCTCGAGCTTCCCCTCTGGAACTTCGACATGGAGCAGGTGGAGAGGGTCGTGACGAGCTCGCTGGAGGAGGGGGAGGTGTACGGCGTGGTCGTGTACTCCTCCGATGGCGCGGTCATCACCGGGGCCGGCCGCGACGCGCAGTGGCATGTGGCGAAGGTAACGGGGCCGCTGAAAGGGGAAGAGCTCCTGAAGGCATCCGCCCCGATCATCAGGTACGGGAGCCGGATCGGTACGGTCGAGGTCTACGTCACGCCGCGCTTCATGCAGGAGGCTCTGCGCGACTTCCTTGTAAGCACCGTTGCGGGGATCGTCACCCTGAACAGCTGCCTTGTACTGATCCTTTTCCAGCTCCTGCGCCGGATACTGCTGCGACCACTCGGCGCCATCGAGACGTATGCCGCCGAGGTGAGCGCCGGCGGCTCCCGCAACACGAGGCTCCCCGCTGCCGGCTTCTTCGGTGAGCTGGGGCGCCTGCGCTCCTCCATCGTGCAGATGACAGCGAGCCTTGCCCAGGCCCAGGACGAGCTCGTGCACAAGCTCGAAGAGCGGGTGGCGCAGCGCACCGGCGAGCTGCACCGGGCCCAGAGCGAGCTTCTTGCCACCGCGCGCCAGGCGGGGATGGCGGAGATAGCCACGAACGTGCTGCACAACGTGGGGAACGTCTTAAACAGCGTCAACGTCTCCGCAGGGATCGTGGCGAACTCGCTGCGCGACTCCCGCGTCGCCGGGCTCGCCAGGGCCGTGTCGCTCCTGAAGGAGCACGCCGAGGATCTGCCGCACTTTCTGTCCGAGGACGAAAAGGGGAAGATCCTCCCCGGCTACCTGGAAAAGCTCGCACTCGCCCTGGAAGGGGAGCAGCAGACCGTCCTTGTGGAGCTCGGGCAACTTACAAAGAGCGTGGAGCACATAAAGGCGATCGTCGCTACCCAGCAGTCGTACGCCCGTGGGGGCGCGCTGGTGGAGATGGTGCGCATAACGGAGCTTCTGGAGGACGCCCTCACCATGAACGAGGGGGCGCTGAAGCGGCACCAGGTGCAGGTCGTGCGGGAATTCACCGAGGTCCCGCCACTGCCGCTGGACAAGTCGAGGGTCCTTCTGATCCTCGTGAACCTGATCAGCAACTCGAAGTACGCCATGGACGGCGTGCACGGGGAGCACCGGATGACCCTGTCGGTGGAGTATGGATCGGAGGGGGCGCTGCGGGTCTGCGTGCGCGACGACGGAGTGGGGATCGCTCCGGAGAACCTGTCGCGCATCTTCACTCATGGCTTCACCACCAGAAAGGACGGCCACGGCTTCGGGCTGCACAGCTGCGCACTGGCCGCGAAGGAAATGGGGGGGGTCCTCCATGCGGAGAGCGATGGGGAAGGGCGGGGCGCGGCTTTTACCCTGGAGATCCCGGTGCAGGGGGAGATCCCCTCTGTGCCCGCATCTCATTAA